In Marispirochaeta aestuarii, the genomic window GATGTATGATACCATATACAAGGAGATTGAAGTGAGACAAAAGTTCGATGAAGAGTTCAATGCCAAGGTAGCCCTTGAAGCCCTAAAGGAAGAAAAAACGCTGCAGGAACTGGCTCAGCATACGTTCGAAATGTATCAACATTTCGGGTTTAAGGTGATGGGAAAACTATTCCATCCGGTAATAAAGATCCCGCAATGGGATCTGTTGAGGGAATAATAGTGGATAATAAAGACAGTATTCGACAGCTTGGCAATCATACCTGGGTTCTGGAAGGTCCCACCAATGTGGGATTCATTGAGAATAATAATGACATTTATCTCATTGACAGCGGTAACGATAAGGAAGCAGGCAGAAGAATCAGCAAAGTAGTACAGGAACAGAACTGGAATCTGAAGGCTATTATAAATACACATTCGAATGCTGACCATATTGGCGGGAACGACTACCTTCAGAGAAAATATTCATGTGACGTTTATGCCCCTGGCATTGAAAATGTATTTAGGGTCTCCTGAAAAATAGATAAATTCCCATAGAGCGGGGAAATATGTTAGGAT contains:
- a CDS encoding MBL fold metallo-hydrolase, whose protein sequence is MGSVEGIIVDNKDSIRQLGNHTWVLEGPTNVGFIENNNDIYLIDSGNDKEAGRRISKVVQEQNWNLKAIINTHSNADHIGGNDYLQRKYSCDVYAPGIENVFRVS